A genome region from Drosophila simulans strain w501 chromosome 2R, Prin_Dsim_3.1, whole genome shotgun sequence includes the following:
- the LOC27207467 gene encoding zinc finger protein ubi-d4 isoform X1 gives MASKSAYEKTLVVNIANFEKIQNFLNDKEKYKEILENSENFNTRLCIERRLRMPFLDPQTGVAQTHCSLFMKKKQRMPGLRHGQIYTYPSSRWRKPKRQYLLNPNQSFRAYQYREHNLQHSHHQAHQHHHHIPSSGVAVPQNPHLAESAAIVATDGNSMGASGDNDSKDSHANVEKEWFHDEMDTSHFHHGDEFEDDFDSDNDFDESYTSRGKRKKCSRPRRTNANVEGTPKRGRKGGGNRRKNAVEGESDRKRRAGGNSANTSAAAAAAAAAVAHAACTAATVASTGLYASHSNSASPIPINDDNSQSGLIVPTNIASSYDKTSSDAGASNDSIPLATMVGINAGLTTSNVCNAHPVQTGTNQTVFATGNKAKQRVDRDIAQPSPYCDFCLGDQRENKKTNMPEELVSCSDCGRSGHPSCLQFTANMIISVKRYRWQCIECKYCSICGTSDNDDQLLFCDDCDRGYHMYCLSPPLVTPPEGSWSCKLCMEEFHKIK, from the exons ATGGCTTCCAAATCTGCGTATGAAAAAACTTTGGTAGTAAACATTgccaattttgaaaaaattcaaaactttttaaatgacAAGGAAAAGTACAAGGAGATTCTAGAAAACAGCGAGAATTTCAACACTCGTCTATGCATTGAACGCCGACTTCGCATGCCATTCCTCGATCCCCAGACAGGTGTCGCACAGACACATTGCTCCCTctttatgaaaaaaaaacagcgaatGCCGGGTCTTCGACATGGTCAGATATACACTTATCCATCGTCCCGGTGGCGCAAACCAAAACGTCAGTACTTACTTAACCCGAATCAAAGTTTCCGAGCCTATCAGTATCGCGAACACAATCTTCAGCACTCCCACCATCAAGCGCATCAGCATCACCATCATATACCTTCGTCTGGCGTTGCTGTACCACAAAATCCTCACCTAGCTGAAAGCGCAG CCATTGTTGCTACGGATGGCAACTCTATGGGAGCATCAGGAGATAATGATAGTAAGGACTCACATGCAAACGTCGAAAAGGAATGGTTCCACGATGAAATGGACACATCACATTTTCATCATGGCGATGAATTTGAGGATGACTTTGATTCAGATAACGATTTTGATGAGTCTTACACCAGCAGGGGCAAACGCAAAAAGTGTTCGCGTCCTCGACGAACAAATGCAAACGTAGAGGGTACTCCCAAACGGGGACGTAAAGGTGGTG GCAATCGTCGAAAGAATGCTGTTGAGGGAGAATCTGATCGAAAACGTAGAGCCGGTGGAAATAGTGCAAATACATCCGCAgccgcagcggcagctgccgccgctgtcGCACATGCAGCATGTACTGCAGCTACTGTCGCTAGCACAGGGCTCTATGCATCTCATTCCAACTCAGCTTCGCCTATTCCCATAAATGACGACAATTCACAGTCAGGACTCATAGTGCCAACAAACATAGCGTCGTCGTACGATAAGACTTCAAGCGATGCTGGAGCTTCCAATGACTCAATTCCCCTAGCAACCATGGTTGGAATCAATGCGGGCCTGACAACCTCAAATGTTTGCAATGCGCATCCGGTCCAAACAGGGACAAATCAAACGGTGTTTGCTACTGGTAATAAGGCCAAACAACGTGTAGATCGTGACATAGCGCAACCATCACCTTATTGTGACTTTTGTCTGGGAGATCAAcgagaaaataagaaaaccaATATGCCCGAAGAGCTAGTATCGTGCTCGGACTGTGGTCGTTCCGGTCATCCATCATGTCTGCAGTTCACGGCAAACATGATTATATCGGTAAAACGTTATCGTTGGCAATGCATTGAATGCAAGTACTGTTCCATCTGTGGGACCTCTGATAATGACGATCAACTATTATTTTGTGACGATTGTGACCGGGGATACCATATGTACTGCCTGTCGCCACCGCTTGTGACTCCACCAGAGGGTTCTTGGAGCTGCAAGCTATGCATGGAGGAGTTCCACAAGATTAAATAA
- the LOC27207467 gene encoding zinc finger protein ubi-d4 isoform X3, translating to MASKSAYEKTLVVNIANFEKIQNFLNDKEKYKEILENSENFNTRLCIERRLRMPFLDPQTGVAQTHCSLFMKKKQRMPGLRHGQIYTYPSSRWRKPKRQYLLNPNQSFRAYQYREHNLQHSHHQAHQHHHHIPSSGVAVPQNPHLAESAAIVATDGNSMGASGDNDSKDSHANVEKEWFHDEMDTSHFHHGDEFEDDFDSDNDFDESYTSRGKRKKCSRPRRTNANVEGTPKRGRKGNRRKNAVEGESDRKRRAGGNSANTSAAAAAAAAAVAHAACTAATVASTGLYASHSNSASPIPINDDNSQSGLIVPTNIASSYDKTSSDAGASNDSIPLATMVGINAGLTTSNVCNAHPVQTGTNQTVFATGNKAKQRVDRDIAQPSPYCDFCLGDQRENKKTNMPEELVSCSDCGRSGHPSCLQFTANMIISVKRYRWQCIECKYCSICGTSDNDDQLLFCDDCDRGYHMYCLSPPLVTPPEGSWSCKLCMEEFHKIK from the exons ATGGCTTCCAAATCTGCGTATGAAAAAACTTTGGTAGTAAACATTgccaattttgaaaaaattcaaaactttttaaatgacAAGGAAAAGTACAAGGAGATTCTAGAAAACAGCGAGAATTTCAACACTCGTCTATGCATTGAACGCCGACTTCGCATGCCATTCCTCGATCCCCAGACAGGTGTCGCACAGACACATTGCTCCCTctttatgaaaaaaaaacagcgaatGCCGGGTCTTCGACATGGTCAGATATACACTTATCCATCGTCCCGGTGGCGCAAACCAAAACGTCAGTACTTACTTAACCCGAATCAAAGTTTCCGAGCCTATCAGTATCGCGAACACAATCTTCAGCACTCCCACCATCAAGCGCATCAGCATCACCATCATATACCTTCGTCTGGCGTTGCTGTACCACAAAATCCTCACCTAGCTGAAAGCGCAG CCATTGTTGCTACGGATGGCAACTCTATGGGAGCATCAGGAGATAATGATAGTAAGGACTCACATGCAAACGTCGAAAAGGAATGGTTCCACGATGAAATGGACACATCACATTTTCATCATGGCGATGAATTTGAGGATGACTTTGATTCAGATAACGATTTTGATGAGTCTTACACCAGCAGGGGCAAACGCAAAAAGTGTTCGCGTCCTCGACGAACAAATGCAAACGTAGAGGGTACTCCCAAACGGGGACGTAAAG GCAATCGTCGAAAGAATGCTGTTGAGGGAGAATCTGATCGAAAACGTAGAGCCGGTGGAAATAGTGCAAATACATCCGCAgccgcagcggcagctgccgccgctgtcGCACATGCAGCATGTACTGCAGCTACTGTCGCTAGCACAGGGCTCTATGCATCTCATTCCAACTCAGCTTCGCCTATTCCCATAAATGACGACAATTCACAGTCAGGACTCATAGTGCCAACAAACATAGCGTCGTCGTACGATAAGACTTCAAGCGATGCTGGAGCTTCCAATGACTCAATTCCCCTAGCAACCATGGTTGGAATCAATGCGGGCCTGACAACCTCAAATGTTTGCAATGCGCATCCGGTCCAAACAGGGACAAATCAAACGGTGTTTGCTACTGGTAATAAGGCCAAACAACGTGTAGATCGTGACATAGCGCAACCATCACCTTATTGTGACTTTTGTCTGGGAGATCAAcgagaaaataagaaaaccaATATGCCCGAAGAGCTAGTATCGTGCTCGGACTGTGGTCGTTCCGGTCATCCATCATGTCTGCAGTTCACGGCAAACATGATTATATCGGTAAAACGTTATCGTTGGCAATGCATTGAATGCAAGTACTGTTCCATCTGTGGGACCTCTGATAATGACGATCAACTATTATTTTGTGACGATTGTGACCGGGGATACCATATGTACTGCCTGTCGCCACCGCTTGTGACTCCACCAGAGGGTTCTTGGAGCTGCAAGCTATGCATGGAGGAGTTCCACAAGATTAAATAA
- the LOC27207467 gene encoding zinc finger protein ubi-d4 isoform X2, whose translation MASKSAYEKTLVVNIANFEKIQNFLNDKEKYKEILENSENFNTRLCIERRLRMPFLDPQTGVAQTHCSLFMKKKQRMPGLRHGQIYTYPSSRWRKPKRQYLLNPNQSFRAYQYREHNLQHSHHQAHQHHHHIPSSGVAVPQNPHLAESAAIVATDGNSMGASGDNDSKDSHANVEKEWFHDEMDTSHFHHGDEFEDDFDSDNDFDESYTSRGKRKKCSRPRRTNANVEGTPKRGRKGGNRRKNAVEGESDRKRRAGGNSANTSAAAAAAAAAVAHAACTAATVASTGLYASHSNSASPIPINDDNSQSGLIVPTNIASSYDKTSSDAGASNDSIPLATMVGINAGLTTSNVCNAHPVQTGTNQTVFATGNKAKQRVDRDIAQPSPYCDFCLGDQRENKKTNMPEELVSCSDCGRSGHPSCLQFTANMIISVKRYRWQCIECKYCSICGTSDNDDQLLFCDDCDRGYHMYCLSPPLVTPPEGSWSCKLCMEEFHKIK comes from the exons ATGGCTTCCAAATCTGCGTATGAAAAAACTTTGGTAGTAAACATTgccaattttgaaaaaattcaaaactttttaaatgacAAGGAAAAGTACAAGGAGATTCTAGAAAACAGCGAGAATTTCAACACTCGTCTATGCATTGAACGCCGACTTCGCATGCCATTCCTCGATCCCCAGACAGGTGTCGCACAGACACATTGCTCCCTctttatgaaaaaaaaacagcgaatGCCGGGTCTTCGACATGGTCAGATATACACTTATCCATCGTCCCGGTGGCGCAAACCAAAACGTCAGTACTTACTTAACCCGAATCAAAGTTTCCGAGCCTATCAGTATCGCGAACACAATCTTCAGCACTCCCACCATCAAGCGCATCAGCATCACCATCATATACCTTCGTCTGGCGTTGCTGTACCACAAAATCCTCACCTAGCTGAAAGCGCAG CCATTGTTGCTACGGATGGCAACTCTATGGGAGCATCAGGAGATAATGATAGTAAGGACTCACATGCAAACGTCGAAAAGGAATGGTTCCACGATGAAATGGACACATCACATTTTCATCATGGCGATGAATTTGAGGATGACTTTGATTCAGATAACGATTTTGATGAGTCTTACACCAGCAGGGGCAAACGCAAAAAGTGTTCGCGTCCTCGACGAACAAATGCAAACGTAGAGGGTACTCCCAAACGGGGACGTAAAGGTG GCAATCGTCGAAAGAATGCTGTTGAGGGAGAATCTGATCGAAAACGTAGAGCCGGTGGAAATAGTGCAAATACATCCGCAgccgcagcggcagctgccgccgctgtcGCACATGCAGCATGTACTGCAGCTACTGTCGCTAGCACAGGGCTCTATGCATCTCATTCCAACTCAGCTTCGCCTATTCCCATAAATGACGACAATTCACAGTCAGGACTCATAGTGCCAACAAACATAGCGTCGTCGTACGATAAGACTTCAAGCGATGCTGGAGCTTCCAATGACTCAATTCCCCTAGCAACCATGGTTGGAATCAATGCGGGCCTGACAACCTCAAATGTTTGCAATGCGCATCCGGTCCAAACAGGGACAAATCAAACGGTGTTTGCTACTGGTAATAAGGCCAAACAACGTGTAGATCGTGACATAGCGCAACCATCACCTTATTGTGACTTTTGTCTGGGAGATCAAcgagaaaataagaaaaccaATATGCCCGAAGAGCTAGTATCGTGCTCGGACTGTGGTCGTTCCGGTCATCCATCATGTCTGCAGTTCACGGCAAACATGATTATATCGGTAAAACGTTATCGTTGGCAATGCATTGAATGCAAGTACTGTTCCATCTGTGGGACCTCTGATAATGACGATCAACTATTATTTTGTGACGATTGTGACCGGGGATACCATATGTACTGCCTGTCGCCACCGCTTGTGACTCCACCAGAGGGTTCTTGGAGCTGCAAGCTATGCATGGAGGAGTTCCACAAGATTAAATAA